Within Acidimicrobiales bacterium, the genomic segment TGGGGAAGTGTGTAACCTGACCACACATTCTGCACAGCAGGTGGATGACGGAGTCTGCGTGCCGAGGCTCCCAGGTGGATGCGTCGTCGGCCAGACGGGACTCACGCACCAGGCCCAGCTCCTCGAGAAGTGCCAGGGCCCTGTACGTCGAGGACGCGTTCACCGAGGGATCGCGGCGTCGCACCAACTCGATGATCTCGGGGGCCGACAGATGGCGTTCGGTCGAGTGCAGGACCTCCCACACGAGACGGCGGGGCTTGGTCACCCGGTGTCCGTGTGACCGCAGCGTGCTCTCGAGTCTGTCGGCCTGCATCGATGGGTCATCGTAGGAGAGCGAGAAGCGGGAGCAGAGCGAGCCGTGCGGTCGTGTCGTCGGAGAGCGTCCTCTGCGGGCGTGAAGCGAATCCGGGCGTGACGCCGAGAGCCCTATTGCAAGCGAGTTGCAATTGATCTTCATGGCTCCATACTCTGCCTGCCATGGGTGTCTTGGCGATGCACGCTCCCGACGGTTTCCTGTCTGGGCCGGTCGCGGTGGTCACCGGGTTGGTGAGCCTGGCGATCTGCGGGCTGGCCCTCCGAGTGGTGGAACGAGAGGCTCTGCAGGAGAGGGTCGTCCTCGCCGGAGTCGTCGGGGCGTTCATCTTCGCAGGGCAGATGTTCAACTTTCCCGTGGCCGCCGGGACGAGCGGGCACCTCATGGGGGGGACGTTGGCGGCGATCCTGCTCGGCCCGTGGCTGGGGAGCCTCGTGGTCGCCGTGGTGGTGTTGGTGCAGGCCCTCGTCTTCGCCGACGGCGGCATCACCGCCCTCGGTTACAACGTCCTCAACATGGCGGTGGTCCCGGCTTTCGGGGGTTGGGGCGTTTTCCGTCTTCTCCGACGATTCTTCCCGCCGAACAGGTCGGGTGTGGTCGCTTCGACTGCCCTCGCCTCGGGCGTCGGAGTCGTGCTGTCATCGGTCGCCTTCTCTCTCGAGTGGTTGTTCGGTGCCACGGCGCCGGTGGCGTTCGACGACGTGTTCGCCGCGATGGTCGGGGTACATGCCCTGATCGGGATCGGCGAGGCAGTGATCTCCGGATCCGCAGTCGGCGCGGTGTTGGCCGCGCGTCCCGACCTCGTCTACGGGGCCACAGACCTGTCGCCGGAATCGGTCGCGAGCTGCACACCTGTCGGCCTACGCACGTTCGTCTTGGCGTCTCTGTTGGTGGCCGTCGTCTTCGCGGCCGTCGTCAGCCAGTTCGCGTCTCCTGATCCGGACGGACTGGAGCGGGTCGCCGCCGACAAGGGTTTCATCCAGAGCGCCCGTGAGCATCCGCTCGCCGACAGTCCCTTCGCGGACTACGCGACGAGGGGCATCGACCACGAGCGACTCAGCCTCGCGACGGCAGGGATCGCCGGTGTCTTCCTCACGCTCGCCGTGACCGGCGGGGTAGGCCTGGCGCTGCGAGGCATCGAGGGCCGGAGAGTGTGACGAGCCGTGGGCGCCGGCCACCTCCACGGCTCCGACCAGCTCTTCGTCGCCGGTGACTCGCCTCTCCACCGTATACCTGCACTGCCGAAGCTCGTGGCGTCGCTCGCCTTTCTCGTATGCGTCGCCTTCACCGATCCCCGGCCGTGGTGGCCTCTGGGCTTGGAGCTCTGCGTCGCGGCGGGGTTGCTGCCCTTGGCGAGAATTCCCCTCGACGTCGTCATCAGGCGCTTCGCGGTCGTCGCCCCGTTTCTCGCCGCAGCCGCCGTCGTCCCGTTCGTCTCAGATGGGCAGCCCGTGGACGTCGGCCCGTTCGCCATATCTCAAGAAGGTCTCGTCGCAGCCTGGGGAATGGTCGCCAAGGCATCTGTGGGCGTGATCACCGGGACGATCCTCACGGCGACCACCGTGACACACGACCTGCTGGTCGCTCTGGAACGGCTGCGCACGCCTAGGACGGTCGTCTCCATGGTCGCACTCCTGCTGCGCTACGCCGACCTGTTCGCAGAACGGCTACGAACGGCGAGAGACGCCATGCGAGCGCGTGGGTGGGACGGGAGGTGGATCTGGCAGGCCGCTCCCGCCGGTGCAGTGTTGGCGAGCACCTTCCTGCGCAGTCAGGAACAGGCAGAACGCGTACACAGAGCGATGCTCGCCCGAGGATTCACCGGCACATTCGCGATTCCCGACATGCGTCCCGAGGTGTCGTCGCTCGGCGCGGCTCAGTGGTGGGCCGCGATGTGGCTTCCGGCCGTCGCGGCTGCCCTCGCCGTCGTCTCGCTCGTGTTGTGATTCCGATAGGCACTAGACTTGCCGAGGGGGGATACGCCGACCTCGCTGTACGAGTCTCGGACCTCCATTTCACCTATCCCGGATCCGGACACCCCGTTCTCCGCGACGTGAACGTGGAGGTTCGAAGAGGCGAGCGAGTGGCGCTGCTAGGGCCGAACGGGGCCGGGAAATCCACTCTCCTCATGCTGCTGGACGGCCTCCTGCTTCCTCCGGAGGGAACGGTGACCGTCCTCGGCATACCCGTCGAGAGGGGAAACCTCACACGATTGCGCAGACGTGTCGGGATCCTCTTCCAAGACCCCGACGACCAGCTGTTCATGCCGACCGTGGAGGCCGACGTAGCGTTCGGGCCCGCCAACGCGGGCTTCTCGGCGGCGGAGGTGAGGGCGAGAGTGGATGAGGCACTTGCGCGGATGGGCGCGGCGCACTTGGCCAGCCGCCATCCTCACCGGCTCTCCTCAGGAGAGAAGAGGCGCGTGGCGCTCGCCGGAGTTCTCGCGTGCGAGCCCGAGATACTGCTCCTCGACGAGCCAACGGCCGGTCTGGATCCCCGTGGCAGGCGGGAGCTGGTCGGCCTTCTGCAGGAACTGGGTGGAACGCAGATCGTAGTCACCCACGACCTCGAGTTCGCCCGCAGCGTGTGTGATCGGGGATTGGTGCTGGACGAGGGCCTCGTGGTCGCAGACGCGCCGATCGAGCAACTGGTGCGGGACCGCGAGTTCCTGGAGCTGCACGGTCTCGCGCCTCTGCGGCACAGCTGATCCAGGTCCACTTGGGTGTTCGGCTGGGCTGCGCAGTCCGACAGCGCCGCCTCCAGGGTGGCCGGCTCCTATAGGGCGAAGGGTGCCAACAGGTCGACCGGACGCTCACGGTGTGAATAAGGTCAACTAGCATTCTCATATTCGGTTCACTTAACATTCCTCTCATGCTGCGAACCATCAACTCCCCTGCTGGGCGTCCTGGTCCCCCATCGGGTCCCCGTCGTCTGCTGTCGAAGAGAACGGCCCTCGTGGCCGTTGCGGTCCTCCTGTTCTCCGCCGGATGCGGAGTGGCCGGTGGCGGTGACGGTGAGACCGTTCGTGTGTACTCGGGCCGACACTACGACCTCGAGCGCGCATTCGAGGTCTTCGCCGACGAGACCGGTGTCGACGTGGAGTTCCTCTTCGGGAACGACGCGGAGCTGCGGGAACGCATACAGGCCGAAGGCGAAGACACCCAGGCGGACCTGTTCATAACCGTCGACGCGGGAAACCTGGCCACGGCAGCCGAACAGGGTCTGTTCCGGCCCGTCCGGTCGCGGGTCCTCGAAGAAGCGATACCCGAGAACCTGAGGGACCCCGAGGGGCGGTGGTACGGGCTGAGCATCAGGGCCCGGACGATCATGTACAACCCCGAGAATGTGAGCGAGTCCGAGCTCTCCACCTACGAGGACCTGGCCGATCCGCGCTGGCGGGGCCGGCTCTGCCTACGCACATCGGCGAACGTGTACACCCAGTCGCTCGTGGCCAGCCTCATCGCACACCACGGGCGTGAAGAGGCGCTGCGTATCGTACGTGGATGGGCCGAGAACGCGAGGATCATGTCCAACGACGTCGAGATCCTCGAGTCGATCGCCGAGGGCGTGTGCGACGTCGGGATCACCAACCACTACTACCTGGCACGCCTGTACGAGGAAGATCCGGATTTCCCCGTGAGGCCGTTCTGGGCGAATCAGGAGGATCGGGGCGTCCACGTGAACATAAGCGGGGCCGGGGTGACCCGAGACGCCGAGAACTCCGAAGCGGCGCTTCGGCTGCTCGAATGGCTGGCCACCGACGGTCAAGAGGTGTTCGTCGCAGGGAACCACGAATATCCGGCCAACCCGTCGGTGAGGCCCGACCGACTGCTTCGGGACAGGTTCGGCGACGAGTTCAGGCGTGACGAGCTGGATGCGGCCAGGTTCGGAGGCTTGAACTCCGAGGCCATCGAATTGATGGACGAAGCTGGCTACCGCTGATCTTGTAGGAGTGCGACGGGGTAACGCCGGCGAGATCGGTCGGGGCGGAGGACCGTGGACCGCCGCCCTGCTCGTCATCGGTTGCCTCGCCGTAGCCCCGGTGACGTTCGTCGCCGTGGCCCTCGCGTCGCCGAGCGTCGAAGTCTGGCGCCGGCTGTGGCGGACCACGCTCCCCGAGATGATCGGCACCACCCTGGCGCTGGCGTTCATGGTGGCGGTGGGATCCGCCGTAGTCGGAGTCGGGCTCGCGTGGCTGGTCACCGCCTACAGGTTCCCCGGGCGTGACCTGTTCGCTTGGCTGCTCGCCCTGCCGCTGGCCGTCCCCGGATACGTGATCGGCTTCGTCTTCCTCTCGATGGTCGGGCCTACGGGCGTGGTGCAACGTTGGTGGCGCGGGACTTTCGGTGCGGAGGCATGGTTTCCCGAGGTCCGGTCCATCGCGGGGCTCGCGGTGGTGCTCGTCCTCGTGCTGTACCCCTATGTGTATCTGGTCTGCAGGGCGCACTTCGCCGGTGCCTCGGCCGTCGCTTTCGAGGTGGCGAGGACGCTGGGGCGCGGAAGGCCGGGCGCGTTCTTCGGTGCCGTGCTTCCGATGGCACGCCCCGCCGTTGCGGCCGGGGTCGCGCTGGTGCTCATGGAGACGCTCACGGACTTCGCGACGGTGCAGTACTTCGGGGTGGAGACGGTCTCGGCTGCCGTCTACCGGGTCTGGCGAGGGGCGTACGACCGGGACGCCGCCGCCGAGCTGGCGGGGATGGTGCTCGTGTTCGCAGTCGGTGTAATCGGACTCGAGCGGGCGTTGCGAGGGCGTGCCCGTTACGCAGAGGCGTCCGGAGTACGAGCCGGCATCGAGCCGACCCCACTCGCCGGATGGCGTGCTGCAGCCGCGCTCTCGGTGAGCGCCGTCGTGTTCGTCGCCGGATTCGGCGCGCCCGTCGGCCGCCTGCTCTGGTGGGCGCTCGAAGACGCAGATCGAGTGGACGTGGATCGGTTCGTCGGTTACCTGGCCAACACGCTCTGGCTCGCTTCGGCCACTGCGCTCGTCTGTGTAGCCGTCGCCCTGGTCGTGGCGAACGCGCTGCGGTTCTCGCCGGGGCGACTGTCCGACCTGGGAGCCAAGGCGACGCTGGTGGGCTATGCCGTTCCCGCTCCGGTGGTGGCGATCGGGGTTCTTCTCGCGCTCTCGTGGCTCGATTCGGCGTCGGAGCGGGTCGGGTTCACGCTGCCGGGGCTCACGGTGTCTGGATCGGTCGCAGCCGTGCTGTACGGGTACGCGGTGCGCTTCGTGGCCGTCGGCGTGGGCTCGGTGGAGTCCAACCTCGAGCGCGTCCCCCTCGAAGTGACCATGTCTGCCCGTGCTCTCGGAGCGCGTCCTGTGGCGGTGGCGTGGCGAGTACATCTGCCGCTGCTCCGGGCCGGCGTCGCCTCAGCCGCCGCGCTCGTCGCGATGGAGGCGATCAAGGAACTCCCTATCGTGTTGCTGTTGCGTCCGTTCGGCTTCGACACGCTCTCGGTATGGACCTGGCAGCTGGCGGGTGAGTCGCTGTTCCGTCAGGCGGCCCTCCCGTCTCTCACGATCGTCGCCAGTTCGGTCGTCGCCGTCTTCCTGCTGGTCCGCAACCTGGGAGGTGGCCCGGCCCGATCCGGAAGAGGGCCATCCCAGGTCGACGTGCCCTGGGGTGAACCCGGGGGAGAAGTGGTCAGCGGTGTGCTGACGTCTCGGGAAGGGAGGTCGGTCGGTTGACTTCGAGCGCCTCCGAGGTGACCGGCCGTCAGACGGGCGAGCGGCCGCACGCCCTGGAGGTGCGCGGCCTCACCAAGCGGTTCGGTTCCGTCGAGGCCGTCGGCGACGTCAGCTTCACCGTGGACCCCGACGAGATCGTCTGCCTGGTCGGTCCGAGCGGCTGCGGCAAGTCGACGCTGCTGCGACTCGTCGCCGGGCTGATCACACCCGATCGCGGTGAGATCAGATCGTACGGGAGAGTCCTGCAGGATGCGTCCACGAGCCTCCCCCCCGAGCGCCGAGGCATAGGGATCGTCTTTCAGGAACCCGCTCTGTTCCCCAACCTCACCGTGGAGGGGAACGTCGCCTTCGGTCTCCCGCGTCGTCAGAGGGGAAGCACGCGTGTGTCGGAGATGCTCCGACTCGTGGGGCTGGCGGACATGTCGGGCAGGTATCCCCACGAGCTCTCGGGCGGTGAGAGG encodes:
- the fur gene encoding transcriptional repressor, with amino-acid sequence MQADRLESTLRSHGHRVTKPRRLVWEVLHSTERHLSAPEIIELVRRRDPSVNASSTYRALALLEELGLVRESRLADDASTWEPRHADSVIHLLCRMCGQVTHFPSRLIERLEGEVKRTTAFRPFMVDVRVEGICVTCASDPDQSGVGSG
- the nikQ gene encoding cobalt ECF transporter T component CbiQ, with protein sequence MGAGHLHGSDQLFVAGDSPLHRIPALPKLVASLAFLVCVAFTDPRPWWPLGLELCVAAGLLPLARIPLDVVIRRFAVVAPFLAAAAVVPFVSDGQPVDVGPFAISQEGLVAAWGMVAKASVGVITGTILTATTVTHDLLVALERLRTPRTVVSMVALLLRYADLFAERLRTARDAMRARGWDGRWIWQAAPAGAVLASTFLRSQEQAERVHRAMLARGFTGTFAIPDMRPEVSSLGAAQWWAAMWLPAVAAALAVVSLVL
- a CDS encoding putative ABC transporter ATP-binding protein, whose product is MIPIGTRLAEGGYADLAVRVSDLHFTYPGSGHPVLRDVNVEVRRGERVALLGPNGAGKSTLLMLLDGLLLPPEGTVTVLGIPVERGNLTRLRRRVGILFQDPDDQLFMPTVEADVAFGPANAGFSAAEVRARVDEALARMGAAHLASRHPHRLSSGEKRRVALAGVLACEPEILLLDEPTAGLDPRGRRELVGLLQELGGTQIVVTHDLEFARSVCDRGLVLDEGLVVADAPIEQLVRDREFLELHGLAPLRHS
- a CDS encoding ABC transporter substrate-binding protein, with translation MAVAVLLFSAGCGVAGGGDGETVRVYSGRHYDLERAFEVFADETGVDVEFLFGNDAELRERIQAEGEDTQADLFITVDAGNLATAAEQGLFRPVRSRVLEEAIPENLRDPEGRWYGLSIRARTIMYNPENVSESELSTYEDLADPRWRGRLCLRTSANVYTQSLVASLIAHHGREEALRIVRGWAENARIMSNDVEILESIAEGVCDVGITNHYYLARLYEEDPDFPVRPFWANQEDRGVHVNISGAGVTRDAENSEAALRLLEWLATDGQEVFVAGNHEYPANPSVRPDRLLRDRFGDEFRRDELDAARFGGLNSEAIELMDEAGYR
- a CDS encoding ABC transporter permease; its protein translation is MRRGNAGEIGRGGGPWTAALLVIGCLAVAPVTFVAVALASPSVEVWRRLWRTTLPEMIGTTLALAFMVAVGSAVVGVGLAWLVTAYRFPGRDLFAWLLALPLAVPGYVIGFVFLSMVGPTGVVQRWWRGTFGAEAWFPEVRSIAGLAVVLVLVLYPYVYLVCRAHFAGASAVAFEVARTLGRGRPGAFFGAVLPMARPAVAAGVALVLMETLTDFATVQYFGVETVSAAVYRVWRGAYDRDAAAELAGMVLVFAVGVIGLERALRGRARYAEASGVRAGIEPTPLAGWRAAAALSVSAVVFVAGFGAPVGRLLWWALEDADRVDVDRFVGYLANTLWLASATALVCVAVALVVANALRFSPGRLSDLGAKATLVGYAVPAPVVAIGVLLALSWLDSASERVGFTLPGLTVSGSVAAVLYGYAVRFVAVGVGSVESNLERVPLEVTMSARALGARPVAVAWRVHLPLLRAGVASAAALVAMEAIKELPIVLLLRPFGFDTLSVWTWQLAGESLFRQAALPSLTIVASSVVAVFLLVRNLGGGPARSGRGPSQVDVPWGEPGGEVVSGVLTSREGRSVG